The DNA window TTAAGATTTTACGCTCTCGGCAAGGGGCATTGGCTCTTTGCGGTCTGCGTTCATATTGTAAGAATGTACTTGATACGGCCGGTATGACACGGACTTTAAATATTTTTGTTTCAAGAAATGAAGCCATGACTTTTTTGCAGTCCGTGCAATGGGAACGGCAAGCTCTTGAAAACTGGGATGACCTTGAAAATATGGATTCGCCCATCGGCGGTTTCAGATTTATTCCGGGTGAGAACAGTCAGGCTGAAATTAAAGTCATCGGTTCTGTCGCGGACGTTCTGCATTCAAGAGTAACTGAAAGCCGAATGTTTTCACGCAGATTTTCGCAGACAGAATATTCTATCGGAGTCGGCGGGCTTGGCAATGTTCCTGCAGATTATATGAAAGTTCTCGGTGCGATGATCACCATCGGCGGGACTATGGCATGGGTTCCTACCGACGGACATGACCTTGCGGATTTTCTGGTCCCGCAAAATGATACAGGTGCGGTGCTTATAAGAACTCCGTTTAATTTGACGATTGACGGAGGTTTTAATGAATATGTGATGTTTAATTCCACAGAGGAAGGCGGCACAACTCTGGATAAACTTTACAGGGGGCTTTTTCTGCTTGCAAGACGGCGGCGCAGAGATTTTAAAGGGGTTATAGGGGTAGCGGCGTGGACGCAAGTAAGCGAATTGATGGCGGGTACTTTGATGTGTTCTCCCATAAGTGAATTTGCTCCTGCAAACGGCAAAACTATCATTGATCCGGTTAACAGCGGAGAATGGTGGACGCGGGACAGCCTTCCGAGACATAGAAATGTCACCTGTCTTACATGCGGATTCGGAGTTGATCTTTCATGTGACCTTTCGGCTTATGAGCAGGCCGGTCTTTATGCCGGATTTTATATTGATCCTGCTACAGCCGGAGATAAAGGGCATATTTTAAATAATCATGGAGCTGTTTTCGAGCGTCTTCAAATGCCTGAGAGAATGGTTTCACTGGATAAATCCATTAGACAGGTAACTGCAAAAGCTGAGTTTAAAGATATGCGCAAATTGCGCGATAACAGTAAAATCACACGTGCTTTTATGGGAATAAGTTATATACAGAAAATTTCTCAGGACAGTTCGGGCTGGCAGGGCGGAGGGACTGAAGCTCTGATCAGCCGGGGGCTTGCTGATAAAAGGTACCGGATGGAAGCAGATGGGCCGGCCGTTCCTGAAAAGCGTGACGAGGAAATCAGTAAATTTCAACGGTTTTTAGAAACTCAGCAAGCCAAATTAGGAACCAAGGACTAACTTTTGCGGTTAAATTTGGTGCATAATTTATTGAATTTGTAATAGAGTAGCAGTGCAAAATATCAGGTACCTGTCTGCTTTTGATGTGCGTGGTAAGAAAATAGATTCTCGCATTGTAATATTTGGAGGTAATATGAAAAGAATAGTAATTTTGTGTCTTATTGCGATCGGAGTTTGCGCCGGCAGTGCGGTTGCGGCTGAAAATACGATTAAAATAGGTGTACTTTATAATTTAACAGGTCCGATGGCAGTAATTGATCAGCCCGGTTT is part of the Desulfovibrio gilichinskyi genome and encodes:
- a CDS encoding STAS domain-containing protein; the protein is MEITVRRHGESVVVCIGERIDAYGAVELDKVLEDLLAEQSLACVAFDMSDVCYLSSAGIRSIVKTLKILRSRQGALALCGLRSYCKNVLDTAGMTRTLNIFVSRNEAMTFLQSVQWERQALENWDDLENMDSPIGGFRFIPGENSQAEIKVIGSVADVLHSRVTESRMFSRRFSQTEYSIGVGGLGNVPADYMKVLGAMITIGGTMAWVPTDGHDLADFLVPQNDTGAVLIRTPFNLTIDGGFNEYVMFNSTEEGGTTLDKLYRGLFLLARRRRRDFKGVIGVAAWTQVSELMAGTLMCSPISEFAPANGKTIIDPVNSGEWWTRDSLPRHRNVTCLTCGFGVDLSCDLSAYEQAGLYAGFYIDPATAGDKGHILNNHGAVFERLQMPERMVSLDKSIRQVTAKAEFKDMRKLRDNSKITRAFMGISYIQKISQDSSGWQGGGTEALISRGLADKRYRMEADGPAVPEKRDEEISKFQRFLETQQAKLGTKD